The genome window CCTGCTGATTGAGATGGCACATCTTCGCGTAGCGCATGTCGCGGTACTCGCCGATCTTGAAGACGAGCAGGAAGCCCAGCACCACCGCGGTCAGCAGCAAAAGCAGATCAATCAGGGCGATTCCGCGTCGCCGACTGTGCGCGCGATGCATCATTCGATCGCCAGTTCCCCGGCTCCCGTCGCGTAAAGCTTGACGAAGCGGAATTGGTCGGCACGCGGCAGCGAGAGCACAAAACCCGACTTCGGTTCGAGCACGTAGTTGAATCGCTCCTCGGTCTTCATGATCTTCGGCTCGACCGGCAGATAGTCCGGAACGAGCGCCTTGATGTCCGCGGGATATCGCCCCTTGGCAGCGCGGTACTGGAAGATCTTCGCCAGCACGTGCGTGAACTGCGGCGCCGGCGTGTCGTTCTCCCACAGGCGGGGATCGCTCACGGAAATGGTCGCCTGAGCATAGTCCAGACGGCTATTGATCCACAGGTGCGCCAGGACGAGTGCGACGACGGCCAGCACGAGCGGCAGGCTGACCTGCACATTGAATCGTTCCCGCCAAGAGACGCGATGCGCCCGGTCGTGCGCGCGCCGCGCAAACTCCTGCTGCTCCTCGACCGCGCGGTTGGAGTGCGCGTCGACCGCCGTGTCGACGTTGCAGGTCGGGCACGTGATCTGATCGCTGTCGCCCGAAAAGACCATGCAGTCGCCGCAGACCGGCTGGCCGCACAGCGAGCATTCGTAGAGCGCGTCCTCGCGAGGATGGCGGTAACACTTCATCGGCGATTCTCCGCCTATCCGCTTAGGCCGCGACGGGGGTCGTGTCAAGAATCGACGGCGCGCACGGCCTGGGCATGCTGCGCCCATGGCCAACGCGCCGGTCCGTGATTATGCTCTTGCGTCGGCGCGCCACGCGCCGCGCTGCCGGCAACGAACAACCGGCGGGGAGGACGACGTGCGCTGCCCGGCCTGCGATTCCCCCGAGATCCGCGAGCTGCCCGAGCCGTTTGGGCCGCGCGAAGCGCCCGTACCCTATGCGCGGTGCTTGGCGTGCGCGAGCCTGTTCGCGGTCGGCGCCCTAGCCGCGCATGCGCTCGGGGCGCACGACTGGACGCGCGTTCCGCGCCCCGCGCCCCATTCACGACAAGCTTGGCGCATCGCGCGAATGCTGCGCGGCGTGGGCGACGTGGCGCTCGTCGGCCGGGCCGATGCCGCGCTGATGGCGGCGCTCGCGAAGCGGGGCCTGCGCGTGTCCGCCTGCGATCCGAACGGCGACATCGCGCTGCCGCTCTCCAAGTCGGGCCTTTCCGTTTTCGTCGGGACTCCCGGTGCGGGCGCGCTCGCCGGTGAGTTCGATCTGGCGATCGTCGAGGGGCTCGTCGAATACGCGGCGCACCCGGTCGAGGAACTCGCCGCCATTCGCCGCGCGCTGCGGCCGGGTGGGCGCGCGCGCATCGAGACGCCGCAGGCCGACGGCCTCGCGCTCCAGCAGCATGGCGCGGACTTTTTTCTTTTTGCGCCGCCCGCCGCGCGGCTGCTGCCGAGCTTCGATGGTCTCGCGAAATTGTGCGCCCGGGCGGGATTCGAGTTCGTCACGCGCTCCGATGCCCCGCCGCGCTCGGGAAGTTGGCACTTTCGCACGCAGACCTACTCGCGATCTTGGGTGCGGGTGCTGGAGCGCGCGATCGACCCGCTCTATCGCGACCGCTCGGTGCTCGTCGTCACCGCTTCCGTGCGCTGAAACGCCGCCGCTTTCGCTCGGCCGAAAACGGGAAAAGCGGGGTCGCCCCCGCTTTCCCACACGCTCCGACCGGGGCCGGAGTGCTCGCCTGTTGACGGCATTTCTATCACAACGCGTAGATGCATTCCATTGATCGCGTTCGCGGACGTTGCGTCGAACCCGACCGGGTCATGTGGCACAGGCGCCCTCGCCTGTGCCCGTTGCCCGCACAGCCGGGGCGGCTGTGCCACATGCCGCTTTTCGGAACTCCGACGACATGAATGGGTATCACGTTCAATCGTGGAAGACGAACTCGCGCCGCCCTGAGCGCGTCCCACGCTCGCGCGTTCCCAGCGCGTGAATCGTGGTGAAGGTGTAGCCTTCGGAATCCACCGAGCCGAAGATGAACGTCACCCCGCCGTCGGCCGCGAGATTCGGGTCGTACACCAGCAGCGGCGCGAGCGAATCCGCATAACCCGCGCGAGCGTTTGCGCCGGATTTGCGGCGTTCCTCGCTTACGACCTCGAGCTTCGCGCGCAGCCGCGCCTCGTCGTCATCGTCGTAGAACGCGTCCGGCAGCGGGCGCGGCACCAGCATCAGGTAGAGCAGGAGGATCACGACGTTCGCCAACGCGCCGCCCGCCGCCCGGCGACGACCCGTCAGATGCCCGCGCCGCCGCTCGATGTCGACAAACGCCGCGAGCGAAAACGCGAGCCCGACAAGGGCGATCGCCGGATGCACCACCGCGGCGACGAGCGCCAGCAGCGCGCCGATCGTCGCGAGCACGCTGATCTCGGTGGGTGGAGCCAGCGCGCGCGGCGCGAAGGGCGGCACCAGTGCGACCGCGCCGCACTCGGGGCAGGCGGCTTCGTCTCCGGGCTCGAACGCGCTGACGTCGAGCTTTGATCCGCAACCCGCGCACGCGACGAGCCGCACGGCGGGCGCGCCGCGCGCCGACACAACCTCGACGCGAAACGCGCTTTGGCATGCAGGACATACGGCCCGCTCGCCGATCGCGAACGCGCCGGTGTCGATTTCGCTGGCGCAATTCGGGCATGGGCCGATGCGTTCCACGCCCGCGCTCCCTCACGCCTTCCAGTTCGGCGGGCGCTTTTCCAGAAACGCGGTCATGCCTTCCACCGCTTCGTTCGTCGCACGCAGATCGGCGAGGCGCGCGGCGAGGCGGTCGAATGTCGCCCCCTCGATGGGCGGATCGGCTTCCTCGGCCACGAGATCCTTGGCCATCGCCTGCGCGATCGGTCCGCCGTCGAGCAGGTGCGCGACGAGCGCCGCCGCCGCCGCCTCGAGTTCCTCGGGCGCAACGCATTCGTGAATCAGGCCGATCGATTCCGCCCTCGGTGCGGGAATGCGCTCGCCGGTCAGGTAATAGCGCCGCGCGCGGCGGGGGCCGATCGCCGAGACGATGTAAGGGCTGATGACGACGGGCAGCATGCCCATCTTGACGCCCGAGATCGCGAATACGGCATTCGACGACGCCACGGCAATGTCGCAGCACACGACGAGGCTCGCCCCGCCGCCCAGCGCCGCGCCGTGCACGACGGCGAGCGTGGGATGCGGGAAAAATTTCAGTTTGCGCATCATCTCGCCCACGGCGCGCGCGTCGCGGTCGTTGGCGTCTTCGCCCGCCATCGCCAGGTGCGCCATCCAGTTCAGATCGCCGCCCGCGCAAAAATGCTTGCCCGCGCCGCGCAGCGCCAGCATGCGGCACGCGCCGGGGCGCGCGAGTTCGTCTAGCCGTGCGTCGATGGCCGCGACGAGCTCGCCGTTGAACGCGTTGCCGACCTCGGGGCGGTTGAGGGTCATCGTGGCGACGCCGCGCGCGTCGGTCTCGCAGCGCAAAATCATGGAATCGGTCATGCCCATCCCCGTGAAAAATCGGCCAAACTGTGGCACAGGGTGACGGGCGGCGCAACGAAAAACGCGCCCGCGCCTTGGTTCGACGGCGCGCCGTGCGTATATGGATGCCGAATCGGAGTGGCGATGGAATTCCTCGCGAACTATCTGAACTCGGTCTGGTCGATCCTGCTCGACCTTTCCGGGCCGTTGCTGCTCGGCCTGTTCATCGCCGGGCTCGTCCACGAATTTTTGCCCAAGTCGTTCATCCGCCGCCGGCTCGCGGGCAACACCTGGCGCTCGGTGACCGAGGCGGCGCTGGTGGGCGTGCCGATGCCGCTGTGCTCGTGCGGCGTGGTGCCGACGGCGATCGGCCTACGCAACGACGGCGCGTCGAAAGGCGCGGCGACGAGCTTCCTCATCAGCACGCCGCAGACCGGCGTCGATTCCATTCTCGTCTCGGCCACGTTCCTGGGCTGGCCCTTCGCCGTGTTCAAGCTGTTTTCGGCCTTTGTCACGGGCCTTGTCGGCGGGCTCGCGGTCAACTGGACCACGCCCGCCGCCGAGCGCGAGGCTCGCGACGACATTGTCGAGGCCAAAGACGCCGCGCCGCGCCACAAGGGCTGGCGGCGCATCACCGGCGCGATGCACTACGCCGCGTTCGACCTGTTCGCCATGATCGATCTGTGGCTCGCGGTCGGCATCCTCGCCGCCGCGTTCATCTCCGTGCTCGTGCCGCCCGGCTACCTGCAGGGCATCCAATGGACGCAGGGCATCGGCGGCATGCTGCTCACGCTGGCCATCGCCATGCCGCTCTACGTGTGCACCACCAGCTCGGTTCCCATCGCCGCGTCACTGATCGCGGCGGGCATGCCCACCGGCACGGCGCTCGTGTTTCTCATGGCGGGCCCGGCGACGAACATCGCCACGATGGGGCTGGTGTACCGGGCTCTGGGCGCGCGGGTGCTGGCGATCTATCTGTCGACCATCGCCGTTTTCAGCATCGCGTTCGGCCTGATCTTCGACCGGGTGATCGCGCCTGTCGCGGTCGGCGAACATGCCCACCACGTGCATCACCCGGGCGGTTCGAATTGGATCGCCGTCGTCTCCACGGCCCTCGTGCTCGGCCTGCTCGCGTTCTTTCTCTCTCGCCGCATCGTCCATCGCGTTCGGGCGATGCGTCCGGCGACCGTGCCCGAGGGCGCGGTCACGCTGACGGTTGAGGGCATGTCGTGCGTGAAGTGCGTGGCCAAGGTGAAGGACGTGTGCGAGGCGAGCCCCGGCGTCACGAGCGCCGAGGTGAATCTCGCCGCCGGGCGCGTGACCCTTCACGGCGCGGACATCGCGACCGACGCCGTCGCCGCCGCTATCCGCAAAGCGGGGTACAAGATCGCGGATCGGCCGGCATAAACCACCCGCTTCCTTATGCGCGACGCGCGTGGGCGCATCGGCTATCATGCGCGCGAAATGGCCGCGACAACGCACCGCTACAGCGTGATCGTCCGGCGCAAGCGCGTCGATGCGCAGACGCTCGAGGCTCGCGTGCGCGATCTGCACGAACGGCTCGGCGTTGATCCCTACATCACGCGCGTGGCGCTCTCGGGCGACGGCCTCGCGCAGATCGTGCGCGACGACGATCGGGCGAAGCTCGAACAGGCCGTGCGCGCGCTGCGCGACATGGGGTACGCCGCGGCGATCGTGGCGTCGCCGCCGCCGAAGCGCGACGTGATCGACGTCAAACGATTCGAGATCTCGTCGGGCGGCATGCGCTTTCACGGGCGGCGCGGATCGGCCGAGGTGACGGGCGCGACCGCCGTCATCGCGGTGCTGGCGGGGATGGGGGCGGAC of Deltaproteobacteria bacterium contains these proteins:
- a CDS encoding permease encodes the protein MEFLANYLNSVWSILLDLSGPLLLGLFIAGLVHEFLPKSFIRRRLAGNTWRSVTEAALVGVPMPLCSCGVVPTAIGLRNDGASKGAATSFLISTPQTGVDSILVSATFLGWPFAVFKLFSAFVTGLVGGLAVNWTTPAAEREARDDIVEAKDAAPRHKGWRRITGAMHYAAFDLFAMIDLWLAVGILAAAFISVLVPPGYLQGIQWTQGIGGMLLTLAIAMPLYVCTTSSVPIAASLIAAGMPTGTALVFLMAGPATNIATMGLVYRALGARVLAIYLSTIAVFSIAFGLIFDRVIAPVAVGEHAHHVHHPGGSNWIAVVSTALVLGLLAFFLSRRIVHRVRAMRPATVPEGAVTLTVEGMSCVKCVAKVKDVCEASPGVTSAEVNLAAGRVTLHGADIATDAVAAAIRKAGYKIADRPA
- a CDS encoding enoyl-CoA hydratase/isomerase family protein; translation: MTDSMILRCETDARGVATMTLNRPEVGNAFNGELVAAIDARLDELARPGACRMLALRGAGKHFCAGGDLNWMAHLAMAGEDANDRDARAVGEMMRKLKFFPHPTLAVVHGAALGGGASLVVCCDIAVASSNAVFAISGVKMGMLPVVISPYIVSAIGPRRARRYYLTGERIPAPRAESIGLIHECVAPEELEAAAAALVAHLLDGGPIAQAMAKDLVAEEADPPIEGATFDRLAARLADLRATNEAVEGMTAFLEKRPPNWKA
- a CDS encoding zinc ribbon domain-containing protein, with the translated sequence MERIGPCPNCASEIDTGAFAIGERAVCPACQSAFRVEVVSARGAPAVRLVACAGCGSKLDVSAFEPGDEAACPECGAVALVPPFAPRALAPPTEISVLATIGALLALVAAVVHPAIALVGLAFSLAAFVDIERRRGHLTGRRRAAGGALANVVILLLYLMLVPRPLPDAFYDDDDEARLRAKLEVVSEERRKSGANARAGYADSLAPLLVYDPNLAADGGVTFIFGSVDSEGYTFTTIHALGTRERGTRSGRREFVFHD